One part of the Arabidopsis thaliana chromosome 1 sequence genome encodes these proteins:
- the KTI1 gene encoding kunitz trypsin inhibitor 1 (kunitz trypsin inhibitor 1 (KTI1); FUNCTIONS IN: endopeptidase inhibitor activity; INVOLVED IN: response to salt stress, response to hydrogen peroxide, defense response to bacterium, programmed cell death, response to salicylic acid stimulus; LOCATED IN: mitochondrion; EXPRESSED IN: 8 plant structures; EXPRESSED DURING: LP.06 six leaves visible, LP.04 four leaves visible, 4 anthesis, petal differentiation and expansion stage; CONTAINS InterPro DOMAIN/s: Proteinase inhibitor I3, Kunitz legume (InterPro:IPR002160), Kunitz inhibitor ST1-like (InterPro:IPR011065); BEST Arabidopsis thaliana protein match is: Kunitz family trypsin and protease inhibitor protein (TAIR:AT1G17860.1); Has 626 Blast hits to 626 proteins in 98 species: Archae - 0; Bacteria - 0; Metazoa - 0; Fungi - 0; Plants - 625; Viruses - 0; Other Eukaryotes - 1 (source: NCBI BLink).), whose protein sequence is MTKTTKTMNPKFYLVLALTAVLASNAYGAVVDIDGNAMFHESYYVLPVIRGRGGGLTLAGRGGQPCPYDIVQESSEVDEGIPVKFSNWRLKVAFVPESQNLNIETDVGATICIQSTYWRVGEFDHERKQYFVVAGPKPEGFGQDSLKSFFKIEKSGEDAYKFVFCPRTCDSGNPKCSDVGIFIDELGVRRLALSDKPFLVMFKKANVTEVSSKTM, encoded by the coding sequence ATGACAAAAACTACCAAAACCATGAATCCTAAGTTTTACTTGGTTCTTGCCTTAACCGCGGTTCTGGCCTCAAACGCATATGGTGCGGTTGTAGACATCGATGGAAACGCCATGTTCCACGAAAGTTACTACGTTCTCCCTGTCATCCGTGGCCGAGGCGGAGGCCTGACTCTAGCAGGCCGCGGTGGGCAGCCATGTCCTTACGATATCGTGCAGGAATCTTCAGAAGTTGATGAGGGCATTCCCGTAAAATTCTCAAACTGGAGGCTTAAGGTTGCGTTCGTTCCCGAATCACAGAACCTCAACATCGAAACAGACGTCGGAGCCACGATCTGCATCCAGTCAACCTACTGGCGGGTCGGTGAGTTTGACCACGAGAGGAAGCAGTACTTCGTGGTTGCTGGTCCAAAGCCAGAAGGGTTCGGACAAGATTCGTTGAAGAGTTTCTTCAAGATCGAGAAATCTGGAGAGGATGCTTACAAGTTTGTGTTCTGTCCTCGGACTTGCGACTCTGGCAATCCAAAATGCAGCGATGTCGGGATATTCATAGATGAACTTGGCGTTCGTCGTTTGGCTTTAAGCGATAAGCCGTTCTTGGTTATGTTCAAAAAAGCTAATGTGACCGAAGTTTCGTCCAAGACTATGTGA
- the scpl6 gene encoding serine carboxypeptidase-like 6 (serine carboxypeptidase-like 6 (scpl6); FUNCTIONS IN: serine-type carboxypeptidase activity; INVOLVED IN: proteolysis; LOCATED IN: endomembrane system; EXPRESSED IN: root; CONTAINS InterPro DOMAIN/s: Peptidase S10, serine carboxypeptidase (InterPro:IPR001563); BEST Arabidopsis thaliana protein match is: serine carboxypeptidase-like 3 (TAIR:AT1G73280.1); Has 3982 Blast hits to 3889 proteins in 444 species: Archae - 0; Bacteria - 469; Metazoa - 638; Fungi - 830; Plants - 1631; Viruses - 0; Other Eukaryotes - 414 (source: NCBI BLink).) → MANDYISFVFKSLLLLIHLVFLGQHHVDSASVVKSLPGFEGPLPFELETGYIGVGEEEEVQLFYYFIKSERNPKEDPLLLWLTGGPGCSAISGLLYENGPLTMKLDVYNGTLPSLVSTTYSWTKNSSMIFLDQPVGTGFSYSRTELFNKPSDTGEAKRIHEFLQKWLGKHQEFSSNPFYVGGDSYSGITVPATVQEISKGNYQCCKPPINLQGYMLGNPITDSKIDGNSQIPYAHGMALISDELYESLKRICKGEYEHVDPYNTECLKLLEEFNECTSKLYRSHILYPLCEMTNPDCYIYRYSLSHYWVNDETVRKALQINKESIREWKRCDWSKPYTKDIISSVPYHMNNSINGYRSLIFSGDHDFEVPLIGTQVWIKSLNYAIVDKWRPWMINNQVAGYTRTYANKMTFATVKGGGHTAEYKPDETFIMFQRWINGQALYGKVKLLQKTE, encoded by the exons atggcaAACGACTacatttcctttgttttcaagtCGCTGCTTCTGTTAATTCACCTTGTATTCTTAGGTCAGCACCATGTTGATTCTGCCTCAGTCGTCAAGTCTCTTCCTGGTTTTGAAGGCCCTCTTCCCTTTGAGCTCGAAACCgg GTATATTGGTGTtggtgaggaagaggaagtgcAACTGTTCTACTACTTCATCAAGTCTGAGAGGAACCCAAAAGAAgaccctcttcttctctggctAACTGGAGGACCTGGCTGCTCTGCCATCTCTGGCCTTCTTTATGAGAAtg GCCCTTTGACTATGAAGCTTGATGTTTACAATGGAACTCTTCCTTCCTTGGTATCTACTACATATTCATGGACAAAG AATTCGAGCATGATATTCTTGGATCAGCCCGTTGGAACTGGCTTCTCCTATTCAAGAACTGAACTTTTTAATAAACCCAGTGATACAGGAGAAGCCAAACGGATCCATGAGTTTCTTCAAAAG TGGCTAGGCAAGCATCAAGAATTTTCCTCCAACCCTTTCTATGTTGGTGGAGATTCTTATTCCGGTATCACTGTTCCGGCTACTGTTCAAGAAATCTCCAAAG GAAATTATCAATGCTGCAAACCTCCAATAAATCTTCAG GGTTATATGCTCGGTAACCCAATAACAGACTCCAAAATTGATGGTAACAGCCAAATTCCGTATGCTCATGGAATGGCACTGATATCTGATGAACTCTACGAG TCGCTAAAGAGAATCTGCAAAGGAGAATATGAACATGTTGATCCATATAACACAGAATGCTTGAAACTTCTTGAAGAATTTAATGAG TGTACAAGTAAACTATACAGATCACATATATTATACCCATTGTGTGAAATGACAAATCCGGATTGCTAT ATTTATCGGTATTCACTAAGTCACTACTGGGTTAATGACGAAACCGTACGCAAAGCTCTTCAAATCAATAAG GAGAGTATAAGGGAATGGAAACGATGTGATTGGAGTAAGCCATACACTAAAGACATTATAAGCAGCGTACCTTACCATATGAACAATAGCATAAATGGCTATCGTTCTCTCATTTTCAG TGGTGATCACGATTTCGAAGTACCTTTAATTGGAACTCAAGTTTGGATAAAGTCTCTCAACTATGCCATCGTTGATAAATGGAGACCATGGATGATCAACAATCAAGTCGCTGG ATACACAAGAACTTATGCGAATAAAATGACATTTGCTACTGTCAAA GGAGGTGGGCACACAGCAGAGTATAAGCCAGATGAAACCTTTATCATGTTCCAAAGGTGGATCAATGGACAAGCTCT ATATGGTAAAGTGAAACTGTTGCAGAAAACTGAGTAA
- the scpl6 gene encoding serine carboxypeptidase-like 6: MANDYISFVFKSLLLLIHLVFLGQHHVDSASVVKSLPGFEGPLPFELETGYIGVGEEEEVQLFYYFIKSERNPKEDPLLLWLTGGPGCSAISGLLYENGPLTMKLDVYNGTLPSLVSTTYSWTKNSSMIFLDQPVGTGFSYSRTELFNKPSDTGEAKRIHEFLQKWLGKHQEFSSNPFYVGGDSYSGITVPATVQEISKGNYQCCKPPINLQGYMLGNPITDSKIDGNSQIPYAHGMALISDELYESLKRICKGEYEHVDPYNTECLKLLEEFNECTSKLYRSHILYPLCEMTNPDCYIYRYSLSHYWVNDETVRKALQINKESIREWKRCDWSKPYTKDIISSVPYHMNNSINGYRSLIFSGDHDFEVPLIGTQVWIKSLNYAIVDKWRPWMINNQVAGYTRTYANKMTFATVKGGGHTAEYKPDETFIMFQRWINGQAL, encoded by the exons atggcaAACGACTacatttcctttgttttcaagtCGCTGCTTCTGTTAATTCACCTTGTATTCTTAGGTCAGCACCATGTTGATTCTGCCTCAGTCGTCAAGTCTCTTCCTGGTTTTGAAGGCCCTCTTCCCTTTGAGCTCGAAACCgg GTATATTGGTGTtggtgaggaagaggaagtgcAACTGTTCTACTACTTCATCAAGTCTGAGAGGAACCCAAAAGAAgaccctcttcttctctggctAACTGGAGGACCTGGCTGCTCTGCCATCTCTGGCCTTCTTTATGAGAAtg GCCCTTTGACTATGAAGCTTGATGTTTACAATGGAACTCTTCCTTCCTTGGTATCTACTACATATTCATGGACAAAG AATTCGAGCATGATATTCTTGGATCAGCCCGTTGGAACTGGCTTCTCCTATTCAAGAACTGAACTTTTTAATAAACCCAGTGATACAGGAGAAGCCAAACGGATCCATGAGTTTCTTCAAAAG TGGCTAGGCAAGCATCAAGAATTTTCCTCCAACCCTTTCTATGTTGGTGGAGATTCTTATTCCGGTATCACTGTTCCGGCTACTGTTCAAGAAATCTCCAAAG GAAATTATCAATGCTGCAAACCTCCAATAAATCTTCAG GGTTATATGCTCGGTAACCCAATAACAGACTCCAAAATTGATGGTAACAGCCAAATTCCGTATGCTCATGGAATGGCACTGATATCTGATGAACTCTACGAG TCGCTAAAGAGAATCTGCAAAGGAGAATATGAACATGTTGATCCATATAACACAGAATGCTTGAAACTTCTTGAAGAATTTAATGAG TGTACAAGTAAACTATACAGATCACATATATTATACCCATTGTGTGAAATGACAAATCCGGATTGCTAT ATTTATCGGTATTCACTAAGTCACTACTGGGTTAATGACGAAACCGTACGCAAAGCTCTTCAAATCAATAAG GAGAGTATAAGGGAATGGAAACGATGTGATTGGAGTAAGCCATACACTAAAGACATTATAAGCAGCGTACCTTACCATATGAACAATAGCATAAATGGCTATCGTTCTCTCATTTTCAG TGGTGATCACGATTTCGAAGTACCTTTAATTGGAACTCAAGTTTGGATAAAGTCTCTCAACTATGCCATCGTTGATAAATGGAGACCATGGATGATCAACAATCAAGTCGCTGG ATACACAAGAACTTATGCGAATAAAATGACATTTGCTACTGTCAAA GGAGGTGGGCACACAGCAGAGTATAAGCCAGATGAAACCTTTATCATGTTCCAAAGGTGGATCAATGGACAAGCTCTGtaa
- the scpl3 gene encoding serine carboxypeptidase-like 3, which translates to MKLDVYNGTLPSLVSTTYSWTKASSMIFLDQPVGAGFSYSRTQLLNKPSDSGEAKRIHEFLQKWLGKHQEFSSNPFYVGGDSYSGMVVPATVQEISKGNYECCNPPINLQGYVLGNPLTDFVYDYNSRIPFAHGMALISDELFESLKKTCKGDYRNVHPRNTECLKFIEEFNKCTNSICQRRIIDPFCETETPNCYIYRFLLAAYWANDETVRKALQIKKETIGEWVRCHYGIPYNYDIKSSIPYHMNNSINGYRSLIYSGDHDFEVPFLGTQAWIRSLNYSVIDDWRPWMIKDQIAGYTRTYANKMTFATIRGGGHTIEFKPEEASIMFQRWIKGQPL; encoded by the exons ATGAAGCTTGATGTTTACAATGGAACTCTTCCTTCTTTGGTCTCTACTACATATTCATGGACAAAG GCCTCGAGCATGATATTCTTGGATCAGCCCGTTGGAGCTGGCTTCTCCTACTCAAGAACTCAACTTTTAAATAAACCTAGTGATTCAGGAGAAGCCAAACGGATTCATGAGTTTCTGCAAAAG TGGCTAGGCAAGCATCAAGAGTTTTCCTCCAATCCTTTCTATGTTGGAGGAGATTCTTACTCTGGTATGGTTGTTCCGGCTACCGTTCAAGAAATCtcaaaag GAAATTATGAATGCTGCAATCCTCCAATAAATCTTCAGGGCTATGTGCTCGGTAACCCGTTAACAGACTTTGTATATGATTACAACTCCCGCATTCCATTTGCTCATGGAATGGCACTAATCTCTGATGAACTCTTCGAG TCATTGAAGAAAACCTGCAAAGGAGACTATAGAAATGTTCATCCACGTAATACAGAATGCTTGAAATTCATTGAAGAATTTAATAAG TGTACAAACAGCATATGTCAACGACGTATAATAGATCCATTTTGTGAAACTGAAACTCCAAATTGCTAT ATTTACCGTTTTTTGCTAGCTGCCTATTGGGCCAATGACGAAACCGTACGCAAAGCTCTTCAAATCAAGAAG GAGACTATAGGGGAATGGGTACGATGTCATTATGGTATTCCTTACAATTATGACATTAAAAGTAGCATACCTTACCATATGAATAACAGCATCAATGGTTATCGTTCACTAATCTACAG TGGTGATCACGATTTCGAAGTACCCTTCCTTGGAACCCAAGCTTGGATAAGATCTCTCAACTATTCAGTCATCGATGATTGGAGGCCATGGATGATCAAAGATCAAATTGCTGG ATACACAAGGACTTATGCCAATAAAATGACATTTGCTACTATCAGA GGAGGTGGGCACACAATAGAGTTTAAACCAGAGGAAGCCTCTATCATGTTTCAAAGATGGATCAAAGGCCAACCTCTGTAA
- the scpl3 gene encoding serine carboxypeptidase-like 3, whose protein sequence is MIFLDQPVGAGFSYSRTQLLNKPSDSGEAKRIHEFLQKWLGKHQEFSSNPFYVGGDSYSGMVVPATVQEISKGNYECCNPPINLQGYVLGNPLTDFVYDYNSRIPFAHGMALISDELFESLKKTCKGDYRNVHPRNTECLKFIEEFNKCTNSICQRRIIDPFCETETPNCYIYRFLLAAYWANDETVRKALQIKKETIGEWVRCHYGIPYNYDIKSSIPYHMNNSINGYRSLIYSGDHDFEVPFLGTQAWIRSLNYSVIDDWRPWMIKDQIAGYTRTYANKMTFATIRGGGHTIEFKPEEASIMFQRWIKGQPL, encoded by the exons ATGATATTCTTGGATCAGCCCGTTGGAGCTGGCTTCTCCTACTCAAGAACTCAACTTTTAAATAAACCTAGTGATTCAGGAGAAGCCAAACGGATTCATGAGTTTCTGCAAAAG TGGCTAGGCAAGCATCAAGAGTTTTCCTCCAATCCTTTCTATGTTGGAGGAGATTCTTACTCTGGTATGGTTGTTCCGGCTACCGTTCAAGAAATCtcaaaag GAAATTATGAATGCTGCAATCCTCCAATAAATCTTCAGGGCTATGTGCTCGGTAACCCGTTAACAGACTTTGTATATGATTACAACTCCCGCATTCCATTTGCTCATGGAATGGCACTAATCTCTGATGAACTCTTCGAG TCATTGAAGAAAACCTGCAAAGGAGACTATAGAAATGTTCATCCACGTAATACAGAATGCTTGAAATTCATTGAAGAATTTAATAAG TGTACAAACAGCATATGTCAACGACGTATAATAGATCCATTTTGTGAAACTGAAACTCCAAATTGCTAT ATTTACCGTTTTTTGCTAGCTGCCTATTGGGCCAATGACGAAACCGTACGCAAAGCTCTTCAAATCAAGAAG GAGACTATAGGGGAATGGGTACGATGTCATTATGGTATTCCTTACAATTATGACATTAAAAGTAGCATACCTTACCATATGAATAACAGCATCAATGGTTATCGTTCACTAATCTACAG TGGTGATCACGATTTCGAAGTACCCTTCCTTGGAACCCAAGCTTGGATAAGATCTCTCAACTATTCAGTCATCGATGATTGGAGGCCATGGATGATCAAAGATCAAATTGCTGG ATACACAAGGACTTATGCCAATAAAATGACATTTGCTACTATCAGA GGAGGTGGGCACACAATAGAGTTTAAACCAGAGGAAGCCTCTATCATGTTTCAAAGATGGATCAAAGGCCAACCTCTGTAA
- the scpl3 gene encoding serine carboxypeptidase-like 3 (serine carboxypeptidase-like 3 (scpl3); FUNCTIONS IN: serine-type carboxypeptidase activity; INVOLVED IN: proteolysis; LOCATED IN: endomembrane system; EXPRESSED IN: root; CONTAINS InterPro DOMAIN/s: Peptidase S10, serine carboxypeptidase (InterPro:IPR001563); BEST Arabidopsis thaliana protein match is: serine carboxypeptidase-like 2 (TAIR:AT1G73300.1); Has 3958 Blast hits to 3843 proteins in 445 species: Archae - 0; Bacteria - 457; Metazoa - 650; Fungi - 847; Plants - 1585; Viruses - 0; Other Eukaryotes - 419 (source: NCBI BLink).), with the protein MASNYVFSVLRSLLLLIHTVFLGQHHVSSATIIKSLPGFEGPLPFELETGYIGVGEEEEVQLFYYFIKSERNPKEDPLLLWLSGGPGCSSISGLLFENGPLAMKLDVYNGTLPSLVSTTYSWTKASSMIFLDQPVGAGFSYSRTQLLNKPSDSGEAKRIHEFLQKWLGKHQEFSSNPFYVGGDSYSGMVVPATVQEISKGNYECCNPPINLQGYVLGNPLTDFVYDYNSRIPFAHGMALISDELFESLKKTCKGDYRNVHPRNTECLKFIEEFNKCTNSICQRRIIDPFCETETPNCYIYRFLLAAYWANDETVRKALQIKKETIGEWVRCHYGIPYNYDIKSSIPYHMNNSINGYRSLIYSGDHDFEVPFLGTQAWIRSLNYSVIDDWRPWMIKDQIAGYTRTYANKMTFATIRGGGHTIEFKPEEASIMFQRWIKGQPL; encoded by the exons atggctAGCAACTACGTTTTCTCTGTTCTGAGGTCGCTGCTTCTGTTAATTCACACTGTATTCTTAGGTCAGCACCATGTTAGTTCTGCCACAATTATCAAGTCTCTTCCTGGTTTTGAAGGCCCTCTTCCCTTTGAGCTCGAAACCGG GTATATTGGTGTtggtgaggaagaggaagtgcAACTATTCTACTACTTCATAAAGTCTGAGAGGAACCCAAAAGAAgaccctcttcttctctggctAAGTGGAGGACCTGGCTGCTCTTCCATCTCTGGCCTTCTTTTTGAGAATg GGCCTCTGGCTATGAAGCTTGATGTTTACAATGGAACTCTTCCTTCTTTGGTCTCTACTACATATTCATGGACAAAG GCCTCGAGCATGATATTCTTGGATCAGCCCGTTGGAGCTGGCTTCTCCTACTCAAGAACTCAACTTTTAAATAAACCTAGTGATTCAGGAGAAGCCAAACGGATTCATGAGTTTCTGCAAAAG TGGCTAGGCAAGCATCAAGAGTTTTCCTCCAATCCTTTCTATGTTGGAGGAGATTCTTACTCTGGTATGGTTGTTCCGGCTACCGTTCAAGAAATCtcaaaag GAAATTATGAATGCTGCAATCCTCCAATAAATCTTCAGGGCTATGTGCTCGGTAACCCGTTAACAGACTTTGTATATGATTACAACTCCCGCATTCCATTTGCTCATGGAATGGCACTAATCTCTGATGAACTCTTCGAG TCATTGAAGAAAACCTGCAAAGGAGACTATAGAAATGTTCATCCACGTAATACAGAATGCTTGAAATTCATTGAAGAATTTAATAAG TGTACAAACAGCATATGTCAACGACGTATAATAGATCCATTTTGTGAAACTGAAACTCCAAATTGCTAT ATTTACCGTTTTTTGCTAGCTGCCTATTGGGCCAATGACGAAACCGTACGCAAAGCTCTTCAAATCAAGAAG GAGACTATAGGGGAATGGGTACGATGTCATTATGGTATTCCTTACAATTATGACATTAAAAGTAGCATACCTTACCATATGAATAACAGCATCAATGGTTATCGTTCACTAATCTACAG TGGTGATCACGATTTCGAAGTACCCTTCCTTGGAACCCAAGCTTGGATAAGATCTCTCAACTATTCAGTCATCGATGATTGGAGGCCATGGATGATCAAAGATCAAATTGCTGG ATACACAAGGACTTATGCCAATAAAATGACATTTGCTACTATCAGA GGAGGTGGGCACACAATAGAGTTTAAACCAGAGGAAGCCTCTATCATGTTTCAAAGATGGATCAAAGGCCAACCTCTGTAA
- the scpl3 gene encoding serine carboxypeptidase-like 3, which produces MASNYVFSVLRSLLLLIHTVFLGQHHVSSATIIKSLPGFEGPLPFELETGYIGVGEEEEVQLFYYFIKSERNPKEDPLLLWLSGGPGCSSISGLLFENGPLAMKLDVYNGTLPSLVSTTYSWTKASSMIFLDQPVGAGFSYSRTQLLNKPSDSGEAKRIHEFLQKWLGKHQEFSSNPFYVGGDSYSGMVVPATVQEISKGNYECCNPPINLQGYVLGNPLTDFVYDYNSRIPFAHGMALISDELFESLKKTCKGDYRNVHPRNTECLKFIEEFNKCTNSICQRRIIDPFCETETPNCYIYRFLLAAYWANDETVRKALQIKKETIGEWVRCHYGIPYNYDIKSSIPYHMNNSINGYRSLIYRFRVYNPSVPTKILVFC; this is translated from the exons atggctAGCAACTACGTTTTCTCTGTTCTGAGGTCGCTGCTTCTGTTAATTCACACTGTATTCTTAGGTCAGCACCATGTTAGTTCTGCCACAATTATCAAGTCTCTTCCTGGTTTTGAAGGCCCTCTTCCCTTTGAGCTCGAAACCGG GTATATTGGTGTtggtgaggaagaggaagtgcAACTATTCTACTACTTCATAAAGTCTGAGAGGAACCCAAAAGAAgaccctcttcttctctggctAAGTGGAGGACCTGGCTGCTCTTCCATCTCTGGCCTTCTTTTTGAGAATg GGCCTCTGGCTATGAAGCTTGATGTTTACAATGGAACTCTTCCTTCTTTGGTCTCTACTACATATTCATGGACAAAG GCCTCGAGCATGATATTCTTGGATCAGCCCGTTGGAGCTGGCTTCTCCTACTCAAGAACTCAACTTTTAAATAAACCTAGTGATTCAGGAGAAGCCAAACGGATTCATGAGTTTCTGCAAAAG TGGCTAGGCAAGCATCAAGAGTTTTCCTCCAATCCTTTCTATGTTGGAGGAGATTCTTACTCTGGTATGGTTGTTCCGGCTACCGTTCAAGAAATCtcaaaag GAAATTATGAATGCTGCAATCCTCCAATAAATCTTCAGGGCTATGTGCTCGGTAACCCGTTAACAGACTTTGTATATGATTACAACTCCCGCATTCCATTTGCTCATGGAATGGCACTAATCTCTGATGAACTCTTCGAG TCATTGAAGAAAACCTGCAAAGGAGACTATAGAAATGTTCATCCACGTAATACAGAATGCTTGAAATTCATTGAAGAATTTAATAAG TGTACAAACAGCATATGTCAACGACGTATAATAGATCCATTTTGTGAAACTGAAACTCCAAATTGCTAT ATTTACCGTTTTTTGCTAGCTGCCTATTGGGCCAATGACGAAACCGTACGCAAAGCTCTTCAAATCAAGAAG GAGACTATAGGGGAATGGGTACGATGTCATTATGGTATTCCTTACAATTATGACATTAAAAGTAGCATACCTTACCATATGAATAACAGCATCAATGGTTATCGTTCACTAATCTACAGGTTTAGAGTTTATAACCCTTCTGTCCCTACCAAGATTCTAGTCTTTTGTTAA